A window of Shewanella mesophila contains these coding sequences:
- a CDS encoding sensor histidine kinase → MINPLQKWKQISICFAFALVFSHSTAVYGVTSSVDENQDSVVVEPLHFRVGVLANHGVQKGIWRWQPMMDYLSQSVRGTRFEVVPVDFDEMSRQLLAHELQFIVTNPGQYFNLSSNFPLSWLATMKSHQHGGATFAIGSTIIVRSDSQIYTLKDLEGKHLVASDPQALGGYQAAIGLLHKMGYNPENYFGSLRFLGFPLEPIVYQVRDGTVDAAITPFCTLEEMIEDGLVNQADFRVIHPTMPAGYDCIVSTQLYPNWSFAAADTVPSEITQKITQALYALPSDHPAAIRAKTLGWTAPISQLKVIKLFKELQLKAPPPPLHQTFLKWMQRNKEWGLAILMLFLVSTIYHLWLEYKFRQKSEFLIETERQLKDKALQLERMQSAAILGEIGSGLAHELNQPIAAITQYSEGGMMQLNHSGDSDSALYELLAKINAQSTRAGAVVHRIRSLLKRSRSSYESITLDEVINNSLVLFRREFALHKVTLLQQITGRRFAILGDEVGLSQVLANLIKNSLDAMNEVQSGKDKQISVTLRYDASQAIVKIIDNGPGLQRQPQELMASFCSTKDDGLGLGLSICRDVISQHKGDFSLDNCNELDDLPWTEGCVVTIKLPKYDPSL, encoded by the coding sequence ATGATAAATCCCCTACAGAAATGGAAACAAATATCTATTTGTTTTGCGTTTGCCTTGGTCTTTAGCCATAGCACTGCGGTTTATGGGGTGACATCATCAGTCGATGAAAATCAAGATAGCGTTGTCGTTGAACCCTTACATTTTAGAGTGGGTGTGCTGGCTAATCACGGGGTGCAGAAAGGGATTTGGCGTTGGCAGCCGATGATGGATTACCTGTCCCAATCGGTTCGGGGAACTCGTTTTGAGGTGGTACCCGTTGATTTCGATGAGATGAGTCGGCAGCTACTTGCCCATGAACTGCAGTTTATTGTGACCAATCCTGGGCAATATTTTAATCTCAGCAGTAATTTTCCGCTTTCATGGTTAGCAACGATGAAGAGCCACCAACATGGTGGGGCTACGTTTGCCATTGGCTCGACCATTATTGTGCGTTCGGATAGTCAGATATACACGCTAAAAGATTTAGAAGGAAAGCACCTTGTGGCAAGTGATCCACAAGCATTGGGCGGCTATCAGGCTGCTATTGGGCTACTCCACAAAATGGGTTATAACCCTGAGAATTACTTTGGTTCGCTACGCTTTTTAGGCTTTCCATTAGAACCTATTGTCTATCAGGTGCGTGATGGAACAGTGGATGCGGCGATCACGCCTTTTTGTACGCTAGAGGAGATGATTGAAGACGGCCTAGTGAATCAGGCCGACTTTAGGGTTATCCACCCGACAATGCCGGCAGGCTATGATTGTATAGTGAGTACTCAGCTATATCCCAACTGGTCATTTGCCGCCGCCGATACCGTCCCTTCTGAGATCACCCAAAAAATTACCCAAGCGCTTTATGCGTTGCCATCGGATCACCCCGCCGCGATCAGAGCAAAAACATTGGGCTGGACGGCGCCAATTAGTCAGCTAAAGGTGATTAAGCTGTTCAAAGAGTTACAACTAAAGGCACCACCTCCGCCGCTGCATCAGACCTTTTTAAAATGGATGCAGCGTAATAAAGAGTGGGGATTAGCCATCCTCATGCTCTTCTTGGTGTCGACGATTTATCATCTGTGGTTAGAGTACAAATTTAGGCAGAAAAGCGAGTTTCTTATTGAGACTGAACGCCAGCTCAAAGACAAGGCATTACAGCTTGAACGTATGCAGAGCGCGGCGATTCTCGGTGAAATTGGCTCGGGACTCGCACATGAACTTAATCAGCCTATCGCTGCTATTACGCAATACAGCGAAGGTGGAATGATGCAACTTAATCATAGTGGAGACAGTGACTCAGCACTGTATGAGCTGCTGGCGAAGATAAATGCGCAATCCACAAGAGCCGGGGCGGTAGTTCATCGTATTCGAAGCCTGCTGAAACGAAGCCGATCCAGTTACGAAAGCATCACCTTAGACGAGGTGATTAATAACTCTCTAGTGTTATTTCGAAGAGAGTTTGCCCTTCACAAGGTCACATTATTGCAGCAGATCACTGGCAGACGTTTCGCCATTCTGGGTGATGAAGTGGGGCTTAGCCAAGTGTTAGCTAATCTGATTAAAAATAGTCTGGATGCTATGAATGAGGTTCAAAGTGGCAAAGATAAGCAAATATCAGTGACGCTTCGCTATGATGCCAGCCAGGCCATTGTGAAAATTATAGATAATGGTCCAGGCCTACAACGTCAACCCCAAGAGCTAATGGCATCGTTTTGTTCGACCAAAGATGATGGACTAGGGCTTGGATTATCCATCTGTCGAGATGTCATTAGCCAGCACAAAGGTGATTTTAGTCTTGATAATTGTAACGAATTGGATGATCTACCTTGGACCGAGGGATGTGTGGTAACCATCAAGCTGCCTAAATATGACCCGAGTCTATAA
- a CDS encoding MarR family winged helix-turn-helix transcriptional regulator, whose translation MNSIQDDVDNLVAQWAKEKPQLDTVPMAILGRMMRLFKHIEADISACHKQFGLTMGEFDVLATIRRNGEPYSLTPSDLLSSMMLTSGAMTNRVDKLESKGLIERTHCTQDRRSVKVALTAEGLGLIDKAVEAHVAIQQQLTQGLSAEDKVLLNTLFKQWLLQFEP comes from the coding sequence ATGAATTCGATTCAAGATGATGTTGATAACCTTGTAGCCCAGTGGGCGAAGGAAAAACCTCAGTTAGATACTGTGCCTATGGCAATATTGGGGCGCATGATGAGGCTGTTTAAACATATTGAAGCAGACATATCTGCATGCCACAAACAGTTTGGATTGACGATGGGAGAGTTTGATGTGTTGGCCACTATTCGCCGCAATGGTGAGCCTTATTCATTGACCCCTTCTGATCTGCTGTCGTCAATGATGTTGACCTCTGGCGCTATGACTAATCGCGTCGATAAGCTAGAAAGCAAGGGATTGATCGAGCGCACTCACTGCACTCAAGATCGTCGCAGTGTAAAGGTAGCGTTAACCGCTGAAGGCTTGGGTTTAATTGATAAGGCCGTTGAAGCCCATGTCGCGATTCAACAGCAACTGACTCAGGGATTATCTGCCGAAGACAAAGTGCTACTTAATACCCTGTTTAAACAGTGGCTACTCCAGTTTGAGCCATAA
- a CDS encoding TOBE domain-containing protein, which yields MKISARNTLTGKIKAIEIGSVNNEVVIELAPGVEITSVVTKKSCEQLGLVVGGSAYAIIKASNVMVAVD from the coding sequence ATGAAGATAAGCGCGCGTAACACGTTAACAGGCAAAATAAAGGCAATCGAAATCGGGTCAGTTAACAATGAAGTCGTGATTGAACTCGCACCGGGTGTAGAGATCACATCAGTGGTAACCAAGAAATCTTGTGAACAGCTCGGGCTTGTAGTGGGTGGCAGTGCTTATGCCATCATCAAAGCGAGTAATGTTATGGTTGCTGTTGACTAA
- a CDS encoding TonB-dependent receptor, whose amino-acid sequence MTAPAVVAQESVFEIIEVTGSHQGSYSTVTPEASTPVADISGLLSKLPGTEVNGNGPLTGIAQYRGLFGDRVNTKVNGVSLAGAGPNAMDTPLSYASLINSERVEMTRGIAPVSAGANTIGGSVKVVESQASFDDVSGKVAAQYQDNGEQSHIGAKANLGNKKHAVLVYGDQMQGNDDQQTGTSLAISPTTYDKTIVGGQYRFNLSNNSVNDESIAIGYQHLETTDAGTPALPMDIDFIRTDRVKVEGQHDLSDWDLNWHLAYSDARHGMNNFSERVKNDNVSARYNNAESESYDSALSLAKDAWIFGLDAQLSEHNSVITDPTKPMFSVDNFNGVTDNTLSTFGQWQQDIDRWNWQLGLRVKHYQTDADEVNHSMAASMPAIKVLMDRYNNSDRSQSQTGFDLVVNARYRVDESLSWIIGLARKQDSASYQQRYLWVPMQSTGGLADGRTYVGKMDLELETAYQLELGADYHNDRLSLSPRIFLHRIDDYIQGVTATDPAVIMAAKMMGDNNPMEFANVDAQLFGMDITAIYQLTPHWQLEMLANYVSGERRDIEDNLYRIAPPKINLGLNYQRGNWLARIEGVAVSGQDKVSQTQLEQTTAGYGLVNLSLAYDADNWLIKAGVNNLLDRDYQDHLAGYNRVANSDISIGERMPGVGLNAWLTGEYRF is encoded by the coding sequence ATGACTGCACCTGCAGTCGTAGCGCAAGAGTCTGTATTTGAAATTATTGAAGTCACCGGAAGCCATCAGGGGAGCTACAGCACTGTCACTCCAGAAGCCAGCACTCCTGTTGCCGATATTAGTGGCCTGCTCTCAAAGCTGCCCGGTACAGAGGTCAATGGTAACGGGCCACTAACGGGCATAGCCCAATATCGAGGTCTGTTTGGTGACCGAGTCAATACAAAGGTCAACGGCGTTTCACTCGCGGGCGCAGGCCCCAACGCGATGGACACACCACTTAGCTATGCGAGCTTAATCAATAGTGAACGCGTAGAGATGACCCGAGGTATTGCCCCCGTTTCAGCAGGCGCTAATACCATTGGTGGAAGCGTAAAGGTTGTTGAATCACAAGCTTCATTCGATGATGTTAGCGGCAAGGTCGCGGCGCAATATCAAGACAACGGCGAGCAATCCCATATAGGAGCAAAAGCCAACCTTGGTAATAAAAAACATGCGGTATTGGTCTATGGCGACCAGATGCAAGGTAATGACGATCAACAAACAGGCACAAGCCTTGCGATTTCACCGACAACTTACGATAAAACCATTGTGGGTGGCCAATACCGGTTTAACTTAAGTAACAATTCCGTAAACGATGAATCCATCGCCATCGGCTATCAACACTTAGAAACTACCGATGCAGGAACGCCAGCACTGCCGATGGATATTGATTTTATTCGTACCGACAGAGTTAAAGTAGAAGGACAGCATGATCTTAGCGACTGGGATCTGAATTGGCATCTAGCCTATAGCGATGCTCGCCATGGCATGAATAACTTCAGTGAACGAGTTAAAAACGATAATGTTAGTGCGCGCTATAACAATGCCGAAAGTGAAAGTTATGACAGCGCACTGTCTCTGGCTAAAGATGCTTGGATCTTCGGATTAGATGCTCAATTGAGTGAGCATAACTCGGTGATCACCGATCCAACCAAACCTATGTTCAGCGTCGATAACTTTAATGGCGTTACCGATAATACCCTCAGCACATTTGGTCAATGGCAGCAGGATATAGACCGATGGAACTGGCAACTTGGATTGCGAGTAAAACACTATCAAACCGATGCCGATGAGGTTAACCACTCGATGGCAGCAAGCATGCCAGCTATCAAGGTATTGATGGACAGATACAACAATAGCGATCGCTCCCAATCACAAACAGGTTTCGACCTAGTGGTTAATGCCCGCTATCGAGTTGATGAATCTCTGAGTTGGATTATCGGACTCGCCCGCAAACAAGATAGTGCAAGTTACCAGCAGCGCTACCTATGGGTACCTATGCAATCGACGGGTGGCCTTGCAGATGGTCGCACCTATGTGGGCAAGATGGACCTCGAGTTAGAAACCGCTTATCAACTAGAGCTAGGCGCCGACTATCACAACGACAGACTCAGCTTGAGTCCACGCATCTTCCTCCATCGTATTGACGACTATATACAAGGGGTAACCGCGACCGATCCCGCCGTCATCATGGCGGCAAAGATGATGGGCGATAATAACCCAATGGAATTTGCCAATGTCGATGCCCAGCTCTTTGGGATGGACATTACCGCGATTTACCAACTAACGCCTCACTGGCAACTAGAGATGCTCGCAAACTATGTCAGCGGTGAACGCCGTGATATCGAGGATAATCTGTATCGCATTGCGCCACCAAAAATTAATTTAGGCCTCAATTATCAGCGTGGTAACTGGTTAGCTCGAATCGAAGGTGTTGCAGTGAGTGGACAAGATAAAGTGTCACAAACTCAACTCGAGCAAACTACCGCAGGCTATGGTCTGGTCAACTTATCACTGGCCTATGATGCCGACAATTGGTTAATAAAAGCAGGTGTAAACAATCTACTCGATCGTGACTATCAAGATCATCTCGCTGGCTACAATCGCGTTGCTAACAGCGATATCTCCATTGGCGAACGTATGCCTGGCGTTGGACTCAATGCTTGGCTGACAGGAGAGTACCGCTTCTAA
- a CDS encoding GGDEF domain-containing protein codes for MIIDPQAQQLIFFICLLATTATIAWGAMAYPLRIAPRACSYFSCANLLVLIGVILNSQRGSDPSYLYWPIADIVILTGFILLRHGTQRLFRLKSSIKIDSLLLTVFALLILIQEPSSQSNQILGILFSLMTAISFLLLAKDNRIALTPSLNLTFILLLLSPIIVLAVIFSIRALLLIFVPSLSSHIATLQSADAIPMLWFFVIMTLLVNVIMIGNALTRLVQKIRLQADRDYLTGLWNRRSMHQRLALLHQCWLRDGNAYSLILFDLDYFKEINDNYGHAAGDHVLIQTATALGKVIRAIDTFSRYGGEEFLIILPATDAKQVALIAEKLRSTLNSLPLTWQDASIPITASFGTITVSQLDTPETMLAKADQAMYHAKRTGRNNICCATLPSTPLNATA; via the coding sequence ATGATTATCGATCCTCAAGCTCAACAGCTTATCTTTTTCATCTGCCTACTTGCGACGACGGCAACCATCGCATGGGGAGCGATGGCTTATCCTCTGCGCATTGCGCCGCGAGCTTGTAGTTATTTTTCTTGTGCGAACTTACTGGTATTAATCGGGGTGATTTTAAACAGTCAAAGAGGTAGCGATCCCAGTTATCTCTATTGGCCCATTGCCGACATAGTGATATTAACCGGCTTTATATTGTTAAGACATGGCACCCAACGGCTTTTTCGTCTAAAAAGCAGTATCAAAATCGACAGCCTATTACTGACCGTATTTGCTCTACTCATTCTCATTCAGGAACCGAGTTCACAATCGAATCAAATTTTAGGTATCTTATTTTCTTTAATGACTGCGATCAGCTTTCTACTTTTAGCGAAAGACAATCGGATTGCACTGACACCTTCTCTTAATCTAACTTTTATCTTGTTACTACTGAGTCCCATCATTGTTCTAGCGGTCATTTTTAGCATACGTGCGCTGCTACTGATATTCGTACCCAGCTTAAGTTCTCATATCGCCACACTCCAAAGTGCAGACGCTATCCCTATGCTGTGGTTTTTTGTCATAATGACACTGCTAGTTAACGTGATCATGATCGGGAATGCACTAACGCGACTGGTACAAAAAATTCGTTTGCAAGCGGACAGAGACTATCTAACCGGTCTGTGGAATCGCCGCTCGATGCATCAACGATTAGCACTTCTTCACCAATGCTGGCTTAGAGATGGCAACGCCTACAGCTTGATCTTATTTGATCTGGATTACTTCAAAGAGATAAATGACAACTACGGTCATGCAGCTGGTGATCATGTCCTTATTCAAACGGCAACTGCATTAGGCAAGGTGATACGAGCAATTGATACCTTTAGCCGATATGGCGGTGAGGAATTTTTGATAATCTTACCCGCGACAGATGCTAAGCAAGTAGCGCTTATCGCTGAGAAACTGAGATCAACACTGAATTCGTTACCATTAACTTGGCAAGATGCCTCTATTCCTATCACCGCCAGTTTTGGCACAATAACCGTAAGCCAACTAGATACCCCAGAAACCATGCTAGCTAAGGCGGACCAGGCCATGTACCACGCTAAACGGACGGGGCGAAATAATATCTGCTGCGCAACATTACCAAGTACACCATTGAACGCTACAGCTTGA
- a CDS encoding MBL fold metallo-hydrolase RNA specificity domain-containing protein, with amino-acid sequence MKMTLTFLGATQEVTGSCHLLNIDGRQVLLDCGMIQGGKLDAMRNHEPFPFDATQIHAVVLSHAHIDHSGRLPLLVKSGFTGPIFSHKATVELCAVMLKDAAMLQFRDAERTNKKRAKNNLEPIEPLFTEEDVDTVMQQFVALEYDQHTQVVPNLTVCLCDAGHILGSAIVELWMGPKDQRKKVVFSGDLGRAGMPILDDPTLIEEADLVLMESTYGDRLHRSWVDTLAELKTIFASTIKRSRGNILLPAFSVGRAQELLYLFHLYAKEWELGRWRICLDSPMAIRATQVYVGNYNLMDEDFKRFTRLSPGLHPLLSNVDFIDTTDESMELNHIHEGLIIIAGSGMCNGGRIRCHLAHNLANPLSDVIICGYQAMGTPGRLLVDGAESLTIHGDNIPVNAKIHTIGGLSAHADQAELLNWYRHFNNTPPVVLVHGEVEAQKGLLKQLQVGGEMPPVHGVIAEFGDCLDLTRLPQLIWISQSS; translated from the coding sequence ATGAAGATGACGCTGACATTTTTAGGAGCCACTCAAGAGGTGACGGGATCCTGTCATCTGCTTAATATCGATGGCCGCCAGGTGTTACTCGATTGCGGCATGATACAAGGCGGTAAGCTCGATGCCATGCGAAATCATGAGCCGTTTCCTTTCGATGCGACGCAGATCCACGCAGTTGTGTTAAGCCACGCTCATATCGATCATTCTGGTCGTTTGCCGCTACTCGTTAAATCTGGTTTTACTGGACCCATTTTCAGTCATAAAGCGACAGTAGAACTGTGTGCGGTAATGCTTAAAGATGCCGCAATGTTGCAATTTCGCGATGCTGAGCGGACCAATAAAAAGCGCGCTAAAAATAATCTTGAACCTATCGAGCCGCTTTTTACCGAGGAGGATGTCGATACCGTCATGCAGCAGTTTGTTGCGCTAGAGTATGATCAACATACTCAAGTGGTCCCCAATTTAACAGTGTGCCTATGCGATGCTGGACATATTCTAGGTTCGGCAATTGTTGAGTTATGGATGGGGCCAAAAGATCAGCGTAAAAAAGTGGTCTTTAGTGGCGATTTAGGTCGAGCGGGCATGCCAATACTCGATGACCCCACCTTGATAGAGGAAGCCGATTTAGTGTTGATGGAAAGCACTTATGGTGACAGGCTCCATAGAAGCTGGGTTGATACATTAGCAGAGTTGAAAACCATTTTTGCCAGTACCATTAAGCGAAGCCGAGGCAATATTCTGTTGCCTGCATTTTCAGTGGGGCGGGCTCAGGAGCTACTCTACCTTTTTCACCTGTATGCTAAAGAGTGGGAGCTTGGTCGTTGGCGGATCTGTTTAGACAGTCCTATGGCGATCAGAGCGACACAAGTTTATGTTGGCAATTACAACTTGATGGATGAAGACTTTAAGCGTTTTACTCGCCTATCACCAGGCCTACATCCTTTATTATCCAATGTAGATTTTATTGATACTACCGACGAGTCAATGGAGCTTAATCATATTCATGAAGGGCTTATCATTATCGCGGGTAGTGGTATGTGTAACGGTGGGAGAATTCGTTGCCATTTAGCACATAATCTTGCCAATCCATTATCGGATGTCATTATTTGTGGGTATCAAGCCATGGGAACCCCTGGGCGTTTGCTCGTCGATGGCGCTGAGAGTTTGACGATACATGGAGATAATATTCCCGTGAATGCCAAGATCCATACCATAGGTGGGTTGTCGGCTCATGCGGATCAAGCTGAACTACTTAACTGGTATCGCCATTTCAACAATACCCCACCAGTCGTCTTGGTACACGGCGAAGTTGAGGCGCAAAAAGGACTGCTTAAGCAGTTACAAGTGGGGGGCGAGATGCCTCCCGTTCATGGCGTCATCGCTGAGTTTGGCGACTGCCTCGACTTGACCAGATTACCGCAACTGATCTGGATTTCTCAGTCATCATAA
- a CDS encoding DMT family transporter — translation MNVLLAMIPAFFWGTTYAMTQFTLPDWPPLLLGALRALPAGLILLAIKPTLPQRQDWSMLLKLGFINIATFFSLIFVMALTLPSAISGVGMISVPVFAMLFHWMISKRRPGKVPSFFGALLIILAWFLFDPSAINLNPIGLAAMLAAIGCIIVGSTITKALGNRIHWWTVLTWQLILGGTILTLVAFIHSLIEPQSYIESMSRFNLNNGIGLMWIILLNTVLGYIMYVWLLQRMSVVDFTFGGIANPVAGIVAGMVLLNETFTPHQYLLMTGMILASLMPQIIDIIRQKIRLRDTKQSA, via the coding sequence ATGAATGTACTGTTGGCTATGATCCCAGCCTTTTTCTGGGGAACCACTTATGCTATGACCCAGTTCACTTTGCCAGATTGGCCACCACTACTGCTTGGCGCACTTCGTGCATTGCCAGCTGGCTTGATATTACTAGCCATAAAGCCAACATTGCCACAACGGCAAGATTGGTCGATGTTACTCAAACTCGGCTTTATTAATATAGCGACCTTTTTCAGCCTAATATTTGTGATGGCACTGACATTGCCATCGGCAATATCTGGGGTTGGAATGATCTCTGTCCCCGTATTTGCCATGTTATTTCATTGGATGATCAGCAAACGTCGCCCGGGTAAAGTCCCCTCATTCTTTGGCGCATTATTAATTATACTGGCTTGGTTTCTGTTTGATCCTAGCGCCATTAACCTCAACCCCATTGGGCTTGCGGCCATGTTAGCGGCAATTGGATGCATCATAGTCGGGAGCACGATCACCAAAGCGCTAGGCAACCGAATTCATTGGTGGACGGTATTAACTTGGCAATTGATTTTAGGCGGCACAATTCTGACATTAGTCGCGTTTATTCACAGTTTAATTGAACCCCAAAGCTACATAGAGAGCATGAGTCGATTCAACTTAAACAATGGGATAGGGCTAATGTGGATCATACTTCTCAATACCGTACTGGGATACATAATGTATGTCTGGTTACTGCAACGCATGAGCGTCGTTGATTTTACCTTTGGTGGTATCGCTAACCCTGTCGCGGGTATCGTCGCGGGCATGGTCCTATTAAATGAAACATTTACCCCACATCAATATCTCCTTATGACTGGCATGATATTAGCGTCATTAATGCCTCAAATTATTGATATAATTAGGCAAAAAATCAGATTAAGAGATACTAAGCAATCTGCTTAA
- a CDS encoding response regulator transcription factor, with the protein MKRLLIVEDDLSFASILARRMSKHGFECQLAHDATDALLRSRQFKPTHLLLDMKLAEDNGLALIEPLRRSLPEVVMVLLTGYASIATAVEAIRMGADNYLAKPADTQTLLNALNCAASKAVDPIVDETPLSPKRVEWEHIQQVLNANKGNVSATARQLGMHRRTLQRKLLKKPVTP; encoded by the coding sequence ATGAAACGCTTATTGATTGTCGAGGATGATCTGAGCTTTGCGTCGATTTTAGCCAGGCGAATGAGTAAGCATGGCTTTGAGTGTCAGCTTGCCCACGATGCGACAGACGCATTGTTGCGTTCGCGGCAGTTTAAGCCAACGCATCTCTTGCTCGATATGAAATTAGCCGAAGATAATGGTCTAGCTCTTATCGAACCCTTAAGACGCTCTTTACCCGAGGTTGTCATGGTGTTACTCACTGGGTACGCCAGTATTGCCACCGCTGTTGAGGCGATCCGAATGGGCGCCGATAACTATTTAGCCAAACCCGCAGATACTCAAACTCTGCTAAATGCACTTAATTGCGCGGCTTCTAAGGCCGTTGATCCCATTGTCGATGAGACGCCATTAAGCCCTAAGCGGGTAGAGTGGGAACATATTCAACAAGTCTTGAATGCGAATAAGGGCAATGTTTCTGCCACTGCCAGACAATTAGGAATGCATCGACGTACTCTGCAACGTAAATTGCTTAAGAAGCCTGTTACGCCTTGA
- a CDS encoding response regulator transcription factor yields MKQQSPLYLVDDDEAVLDSLGFMLRQFGFVLTPFVSGIDFLNTVDLTQAGCVILDSRMPEITGQALQQRLLDANSPLGIIFLTGHGDLPMAVCAFRKGACDFFQKPVSGQALAEAINKSMTHSQQHYETLQLKQNLAKLTEREHQVLELLVQGKTNKQISEALFLSLRTIEVHRSNVMKKLKVHNMAELAKYSQI; encoded by the coding sequence ATGAAACAACAATCTCCTCTGTATCTCGTTGATGATGACGAAGCAGTTCTTGATTCGCTTGGCTTTATGCTGCGCCAATTCGGCTTTGTGTTAACTCCCTTTGTTTCCGGGATCGACTTCTTAAACACTGTTGATCTAACACAGGCGGGATGCGTCATTCTCGACAGTCGAATGCCAGAAATCACAGGTCAAGCGCTGCAACAGCGCCTGCTCGATGCCAATAGCCCACTAGGCATCATCTTTTTAACGGGTCATGGCGATCTTCCTATGGCCGTATGCGCTTTTCGCAAAGGAGCCTGTGATTTCTTCCAAAAGCCCGTATCGGGACAAGCCCTGGCCGAAGCGATAAATAAGAGCATGACTCATAGTCAACAGCACTATGAGACGCTGCAATTAAAACAGAATCTAGCCAAATTAACTGAACGCGAGCATCAGGTGCTCGAGCTGTTAGTGCAAGGCAAGACCAATAAGCAGATCTCCGAAGCACTATTCCTATCTCTTCGAACAATTGAAGTGCATCGCTCTAATGTGATGAAAAAGCTCAAGGTTCACAACATGGCTGAATTAGCAAAATACAGCCAAATTTAA
- a CDS encoding sensor histidine kinase has translation MSTFASTRYRAADQLALLRMMGLALKLCLTFLLADTFGLSLHSPALNLTLILEAFYLGFTFWLRKPLFNSDTGLFIALLIDTLLWITWLYFSGGATNAFISLLLLPIAIAAVLLPKWAPWSLTLLSTLAYSLMLFSLPEHEMQHHGMDMSSHYLGMWFNFVISSLVLTTSVAFIAQRMRRQDAELAYMREAQLRQERLLALGTASAQMAHQLATPIGSLRLLVDELTEESDSDNQVLDEMQGALNVCESTLSELRLATESIRAGQFNVISINQLLEALQQQVRLLMPSVELEVDSKRCDGNKQLRTDASLLPALLALVENGARASEEVTGHSRVTLSFECQAGEIMICVRDFGRGISSSLLTQLGHKIIDNPKGLGVALLLSHASFERLGGRLILRSHSESGAIAQVHLPAQEA, from the coding sequence GTGTCCACGTTTGCTTCGACTCGATATCGCGCTGCCGATCAGCTCGCGCTACTCAGAATGATGGGGTTGGCGTTAAAGTTATGTTTAACCTTCTTGCTGGCCGACACCTTTGGTTTATCCCTGCATAGCCCCGCGTTGAATTTGACCTTGATTTTAGAAGCCTTCTATCTGGGCTTTACCTTTTGGTTAAGAAAGCCTCTATTTAACAGTGATACAGGGCTATTTATTGCACTATTGATCGACACATTGTTGTGGATCACTTGGCTCTATTTTTCCGGCGGCGCCACCAATGCGTTTATCTCACTGCTGCTTTTGCCTATTGCCATCGCTGCCGTGTTGTTGCCAAAGTGGGCGCCCTGGTCGTTAACTCTATTATCAACCTTAGCCTATAGCTTAATGCTGTTTAGTCTGCCTGAGCATGAGATGCAGCACCACGGCATGGACATGAGCTCACATTACTTAGGCATGTGGTTCAACTTTGTGATCTCTTCGTTAGTGCTTACCACAAGCGTTGCCTTTATCGCCCAACGCATGCGCCGTCAAGACGCTGAGCTTGCCTATATGCGTGAAGCTCAGCTGCGCCAAGAGCGTTTGTTGGCATTGGGTACAGCGTCGGCGCAGATGGCGCATCAATTGGCAACCCCCATAGGCAGTTTACGTCTATTAGTCGATGAGCTTACGGAGGAGTCTGACAGTGACAATCAGGTGCTTGATGAGATGCAGGGGGCACTTAATGTCTGTGAAAGCACTCTGTCAGAGTTACGCTTAGCCACGGAATCTATTCGTGCGGGGCAGTTTAATGTTATTTCTATTAATCAATTGCTTGAGGCATTACAGCAGCAAGTGAGGTTATTGATGCCTAGTGTCGAACTCGAAGTAGATTCAAAGCGCTGTGATGGCAATAAACAACTTAGAACCGATGCCAGTCTGTTGCCTGCATTACTCGCATTAGTTGAAAATGGCGCTCGAGCCAGTGAAGAGGTTACGGGTCATAGCAGGGTCACACTGTCATTTGAGTGTCAGGCGGGAGAGATAATGATATGTGTGCGAGATTTTGGTAGAGGCATCTCGAGTTCATTGCTTACCCAGTTAGGGCATAAGATTATCGATAATCCTAAGGGGTTAGGTGTGGCATTGCTATTAAGTCATGCCAGCTTCGAGCGTTTAGGCGGGCGGCTCATTCTTCGCAGTCATAGTGAGAGTGGCGCTATCGCCCAAGTTCATTTACCTGCGCAGGAGGCGTAA